A single window of Coffea eugenioides isolate CCC68of chromosome 7, Ceug_1.0, whole genome shotgun sequence DNA harbors:
- the LOC113777374 gene encoding uncharacterized protein LOC113777374 yields MKKGKPTVFDAHILSKAHQYILFNCDAVTPYIEQHRILIEEGHPQIPQHLKERLHSENFACWFAEHIDKLELPQNVSVLRELRFLAKGPDVVGIQHDRFVVNGFRFHTKEVEKKRKTQNSGVTVNATTSSFASIRDQNPVLSELVYFGVLKNMIELIYGGHRVVLFECDWISNGSRMKQDANGFTLVNFANVRPHVEPFILASQASQVFYVEDPTDKDWQVVISTTARAGYNMGTTMDVDTYLQSDVGNPVVENENEEISWVRKNGLGIEVDLSQYNLI; encoded by the exons atgaagaa GGGCAAGCCAACAGTCTTTGATGCTCATATCTTGAGTAAAGCACATcagtatattttatttaattgtgatGCTGTCACACCTTACATAGA GCAGCATCGTATATTGATAGAAGAAGGACATCCTCAAATTCCACAGCATCTAAAAGAGCGCTTGCACAGCGAAAATTTTGCATGTTGGTTTGCTGAACAT attGACAAGTTAGAACTTCCTCAAAATGTTTCGGTGTTGAGAGAGTTGAGGTTCCTTGCTAAAGGTCCAGATGTTGTTGGAATCCAACATGACAGGTTTGTTGTTAATGGATTTCGGTTTCACACCAAAGaagttgagaagaaaagaaaaacgcagAATAGTGGTGTTACAGTCAATGCAACAACATCCAGTTTTGCAAGTATAAGggatcaaaatccagttttgagtgaactaGTTTACTTCGGCGTCTTGAAAAATATGATTGAATTAATTTACGGAGGTCATCGGGTGGTGTTATTCGAATGTGATTGGATATCAAATGGTTCGAGAATGAAACAAGATGCTAATGGGTttactttagtcaattttgcAAACGTGAGGCCTCATGTTGAGCCATTTATACTCGCTTCACAAGCATCACAAGTTTTTTATGTGGAAGATCCAACTGATAAGGATTGGCAAGTGGTTATCTCTACCACTGCAAGAGCTGGATATAACATGGGCACAACTATGGATGTTGACACATATTTGCAAAGTGATGTTGGCAATCCTGTTGTTGAGAATGAAAATGAGGAAATTAGTTGGGTTCGTAAGAATGGACTTGGGATTGAAGTTGATTTGTCccaatataatttgatttag